One genomic region from Pseudomonas sp. R5-89-07 encodes:
- a CDS encoding electron transfer flavoprotein subunit beta/FixA family protein, with protein sequence MKVLVAVKRVVDYNVKVRVKADNSGVDLANVKMSMNPFCEIAVEEAVRLKEKGVATEIVVVSIGPTTAQEQLRTALALGADRAILVESAEELTSLAVAKLLKAVVDKEQPQLVILGKQAIDSDNNQTGQMLAALTGYGQGTFASKVEVSGDKVAVTREIDGGAQTVSLSLPAIVTTDLRLNEPRYASLPNIMKAKKKPLEVLTPDALGVSTASTNKTVKVEAPAARSAGIKVKSVAELVEKLKNEAKVI encoded by the coding sequence ATGAAGGTTCTTGTAGCTGTCAAACGCGTTGTCGATTACAACGTGAAAGTTCGCGTCAAGGCGGACAATTCCGGCGTCGACCTTGCTAACGTCAAGATGTCGATGAACCCATTCTGTGAAATCGCCGTGGAAGAAGCCGTACGCCTGAAAGAGAAAGGCGTGGCGACCGAGATCGTCGTGGTTTCCATCGGCCCGACCACTGCCCAGGAGCAATTGCGTACCGCCCTGGCACTGGGCGCCGACCGCGCCATCCTGGTCGAGTCCGCTGAAGAACTGACCTCCCTGGCCGTGGCCAAGTTGCTCAAGGCCGTCGTCGACAAGGAACAGCCTCAGCTGGTGATCCTTGGCAAACAAGCCATCGACAGCGACAACAACCAGACCGGCCAGATGCTGGCTGCACTGACCGGTTACGGCCAGGGCACCTTCGCCTCCAAAGTGGAAGTGAGCGGCGACAAGGTGGCAGTGACCCGTGAAATCGACGGCGGCGCGCAGACAGTTTCCCTGAGCCTGCCGGCCATCGTCACCACCGACCTGCGTTTGAACGAGCCGCGCTACGCGTCCCTGCCAAACATCATGAAAGCCAAGAAGAAGCCTCTTGAAGTGCTGACTCCAGATGCTTTGGGCGTTTCCACCGCCTCCACCAACAAGACCGTCAAAGTCGAAGCGCCGGCTGCACGCAGCGCGGGCATCAAGGTCAAGTCGGTGGCTGAACTGGTCGAGAAACTGAAAAACGAAGCGAAGGTAATCTAA
- a CDS encoding START domain-containing protein — MGSLKRMAVVCGFTMMFAGAAQAEDWQDAKNEDGIKVSLSEVAGSKYKAYRGVTVIKAPVAKIQALQEDVAGACSWIHECKSQKLVDKKGDEAWTYTQFKAPFPVTDRDSYIHVTTTKAADGTVTRTLQGVPTYKPEEKGYVRVAQVEGFWKLVPKGANETEVTYQVHTEPGGSVPSWLANKFVVDAPFNTLKALKEHAEK, encoded by the coding sequence ATGGGTTCGCTGAAACGAATGGCTGTGGTGTGCGGTTTTACGATGATGTTTGCGGGTGCTGCCCAGGCTGAGGATTGGCAAGACGCCAAGAACGAGGATGGCATCAAGGTGTCCCTGAGTGAAGTGGCCGGCTCCAAGTACAAGGCGTATCGCGGTGTTACCGTGATCAAGGCGCCAGTGGCGAAGATCCAGGCCCTGCAGGAAGATGTGGCCGGCGCCTGCTCGTGGATTCATGAGTGCAAATCCCAGAAGCTGGTCGACAAGAAAGGCGATGAGGCCTGGACCTACACCCAGTTCAAGGCGCCGTTCCCGGTGACGGACCGCGACTCGTATATCCATGTCACAACCACCAAGGCCGCTGACGGTACCGTTACCCGTACATTGCAGGGCGTGCCGACCTACAAGCCGGAAGAAAAAGGCTATGTCCGGGTCGCCCAGGTGGAAGGCTTCTGGAAGCTGGTGCCCAAAGGCGCCAATGAGACCGAAGTGACCTACCAGGTGCACACCGAGCCGGGCGGTAGCGTGCCGTCGTGGTTGGCCAACAAGTTCGTGGTGGACGCGCCCTTCAACACCTTGAAAGCCCTGAAGGAACACGCCGAAAAGTAA
- a CDS encoding YkgJ family cysteine cluster protein produces the protein MKCREGCGACCIAPSISSPLPGMPQGKPAGERCLHLSVELLCQLFGQPERPAVCSHFKADIEVCGNDQADAIRLIGWWEQMTAA, from the coding sequence ATGAAATGCCGTGAAGGCTGTGGCGCTTGCTGCATCGCCCCCTCCATCAGTTCGCCATTGCCGGGAATGCCCCAGGGCAAACCTGCCGGCGAACGCTGCCTGCACTTGTCGGTCGAACTGCTGTGCCAGCTGTTCGGTCAACCGGAGCGGCCGGCGGTGTGCAGTCATTTCAAGGCCGATATCGAGGTCTGCGGCAACGACCAGGCCGATGCGATCCGCTTGATCGGCTGGTGGGAGCAGATGACGGCGGCTTGA
- a CDS encoding ABC transporter substrate-binding protein — protein sequence MQLRPLILLLGLALLPTLSQAAGKCERLVITGSPDAPPLLWRDPQDPTHLIGATADVLQQVAADLGLKIDLLYGGKRSLALDEVRSGRMDILADAPLNLGELETLDYIHPALVQIDYLVWTRKDSPLVYAAAGDLHGHKGAVSERARLSAGFETFASQQLTLQRLPTLTPAFQKLLLGEVDYVLASRYSGMAMAQTLGMDHDLVAREVPIDQPGLYLAISHNSACNDPWLRGQLAKKMTELPASGVTQAALQRNLERWKAQLQQPVGTPTK from the coding sequence ATGCAATTGCGTCCCCTGATCCTGCTGCTGGGCCTTGCGCTGCTGCCGACGTTGTCGCAGGCAGCCGGCAAGTGCGAACGCCTGGTGATCACCGGCAGCCCGGATGCCCCGCCGTTGCTGTGGCGCGACCCGCAGGACCCGACCCACCTGATCGGCGCCACCGCCGATGTGCTGCAACAAGTCGCTGCAGACCTGGGCCTGAAAATCGACCTGCTCTACGGCGGTAAACGCTCCCTGGCCCTGGATGAAGTGCGCAGCGGACGCATGGACATACTCGCCGATGCGCCGTTGAATCTCGGCGAACTGGAAACCCTCGACTACATCCACCCGGCGTTGGTGCAGATCGATTACCTGGTCTGGACGCGCAAGGACTCGCCCCTGGTTTATGCCGCCGCTGGCGACCTGCACGGCCACAAGGGTGCGGTTTCGGAGCGCGCACGTTTGAGTGCCGGGTTCGAAACCTTTGCCAGTCAGCAACTGACCCTGCAGCGTCTGCCCACCCTGACGCCGGCGTTCCAGAAACTGTTGCTGGGGGAGGTGGACTATGTGCTCGCCAGCCGCTATTCCGGGATGGCCATGGCGCAGACCCTGGGCATGGATCATGACCTGGTCGCACGCGAAGTACCGATCGACCAGCCAGGCCTGTACCTGGCGATTTCCCACAATTCGGCCTGCAACGATCCGTGGCTGCGCGGACAGCTGGCAAAAAAGATGACAGAATTGCCCGCGTCCGGTGTGACGCAAGCCGCGTTGCAGCGCAATCTGGAGCGTTGGAAAGCGCAATTGCAACAGCCCGTCGGCACCCCAACAAAGTAG
- a CDS encoding electron transfer flavoprotein-ubiquinone oxidoreductase, with translation MEREYMEFDVVIVGAGPAGLSAACRLKQKAAEAGKEISVCVVEKGSEVGAHILSGAVFEPRALNELFPDWKALGAPLNTPVVRDDIYVLRSSETSTKVPDFFVPKTMHNEGNYIISLGNLCRWLAQQAENLGVEIYPGFAAQEALFDENGVVRGIITGDLGVDREGKPKEGLYTPGMELRGKYTLFAEGCRGHIGKQLIERFNLASDADAQHYGIGLKEIWEIDPAKHQPGLVVHTAGWPLDIMGNENTGGSFLYHLENNQVVVGLIVDLSYSNTFLSPFDEFQRLKHHPVLAQYLEGGKRVSYGARAIAKGGLNSLPKMVFKGGALIGCDLGTLNFSKIKGSHTAMKSGMLAADAVADRLFAESEGGDELTAYVDSFKSSWLYEELFASRNFGAAVHKYGAIIGGGFNWLDQNIFGGKIPFTLRDTTPDYACLKLAKDSKKINYPKPDGKLSFDKLSSVFISGTNHEEEQPCHLKLKDPSIPIGTNLPLYDEPAQRYCPAGVYEVVTQEDGEKRFQINAQNCVHCKTCDIKDPSQNITWVTPEGAGGPTYPNM, from the coding sequence GTGGAACGCGAATACATGGAATTCGACGTGGTCATCGTCGGCGCCGGCCCGGCGGGCCTGTCCGCCGCCTGCCGCCTGAAGCAGAAGGCCGCCGAAGCCGGTAAGGAAATCAGCGTCTGCGTGGTCGAGAAAGGCTCCGAAGTCGGCGCCCACATCCTCTCCGGTGCGGTGTTCGAACCACGCGCCCTGAACGAGCTGTTCCCGGACTGGAAAGCACTCGGCGCCCCGCTCAACACCCCGGTGGTGCGTGACGACATCTATGTACTGCGCAGCAGCGAGACCTCCACCAAGGTTCCCGACTTCTTTGTGCCCAAGACCATGCACAACGAAGGCAACTACATCATCTCCCTGGGCAACCTGTGCCGCTGGCTCGCCCAACAGGCCGAGAACCTTGGCGTGGAAATCTACCCAGGTTTCGCCGCCCAGGAAGCGCTGTTCGATGAAAACGGCGTGGTGCGCGGCATCATCACCGGTGACCTGGGCGTTGACCGTGAAGGCAAGCCCAAAGAAGGCCTGTACACCCCCGGCATGGAGTTGCGCGGCAAGTACACGCTGTTCGCCGAAGGCTGCCGCGGCCACATTGGCAAGCAGCTGATCGAGCGTTTCAACCTGGCCAGCGACGCCGACGCCCAGCACTACGGCATCGGTCTCAAGGAAATCTGGGAAATCGATCCGGCCAAACATCAGCCGGGCCTGGTGGTGCACACCGCCGGTTGGCCGCTGGATATCATGGGCAACGAAAACACCGGTGGCTCGTTCCTCTATCACCTGGAAAACAACCAGGTGGTGGTTGGTCTGATCGTCGACCTGTCCTACAGCAACACGTTCCTGTCGCCGTTCGATGAGTTCCAGCGCCTCAAGCATCACCCGGTGCTGGCCCAGTACCTGGAAGGCGGCAAGCGCGTCAGCTACGGCGCCCGCGCCATCGCCAAGGGTGGCCTGAACTCGCTGCCCAAGATGGTCTTCAAGGGCGGCGCGCTGATCGGTTGCGACCTCGGCACCCTGAACTTCTCCAAGATCAAAGGCAGCCACACTGCGATGAAGTCCGGCATGCTTGCTGCCGACGCCGTGGCCGACCGCCTGTTTGCCGAATCCGAAGGCGGTGATGAACTGACGGCCTACGTCGACAGCTTCAAATCGAGCTGGCTGTATGAAGAACTTTTCGCCAGCCGCAATTTCGGCGCAGCGGTGCACAAATACGGCGCCATCATCGGCGGCGGCTTCAACTGGCTGGACCAGAACATCTTCGGCGGCAAGATCCCGTTCACCCTGCGCGACACCACGCCGGACTACGCCTGCCTGAAGCTGGCCAAAGACAGCAAGAAGATCAACTACCCCAAACCCGACGGCAAGCTGAGCTTCGACAAGCTGAGCTCGGTGTTCATCTCCGGTACCAACCACGAAGAAGAACAGCCGTGCCACTTGAAGCTCAAGGACCCGAGCATCCCGATCGGCACCAACCTGCCGCTCTACGATGAACCGGCGCAGCGCTACTGCCCGGCCGGCGTGTATGAAGTGGTGACCCAGGAAGACGGCGAGAAGCGCTTCCAGATCAACGCCCAGAACTGCGTGCACTGCAAGACCTGCGACATCAAGGACCCTTCGCAGAACATCACCTGGGTGACACCGGAAGGTGCGGGTGGGCCGACTTACCCGAATATGTAA
- a CDS encoding ribonuclease E inhibitor RraB, whose amino-acid sequence MSTAYQEDISTNVLRRMKEGGFDFSRFHPIEFYAIFPDEERARRAAGRFRGESLNAQVSARDDGAWYLELSKIMSATYDGIGDFEQDFEAVVEPLGGIIEGWGVKQEVRGLPM is encoded by the coding sequence ATGAGCACAGCCTATCAAGAAGACATCAGCACCAACGTTCTGCGCCGCATGAAAGAAGGCGGCTTTGACTTCTCACGTTTTCACCCCATCGAGTTCTACGCCATTTTCCCCGATGAAGAACGGGCGCGCAGAGCGGCGGGTCGATTTCGTGGCGAATCCCTGAACGCCCAGGTCAGCGCCCGCGACGATGGTGCCTGGTACCTGGAACTGAGCAAAATCATGTCCGCAACCTACGACGGTATAGGAGACTTCGAGCAGGACTTTGAGGCGGTGGTAGAGCCGTTGGGTGGGATTATCGAAGGCTGGGGCGTCAAGCAGGAGGTGCGTGGGTTACCCATGTAG
- a CDS encoding translation initiation factor 2, translated as MTSIFRAVWMVGLLSLCNVGTALAASPVTAAKPAASAEEKTPAKKPLPAKKAPEAKKKAAKVKKRAPIASKSKSAHEVAQTKLPPAQLDLSLPSDMVKLLQPIGTMPKPKSVPLLPPLFGEKPSDNSAFQINGRLLSNEMKLQLRNDERREVEGAALDFEFKQ; from the coding sequence ATGACCTCTATTTTTCGCGCTGTCTGGATGGTTGGCTTGTTAAGTCTATGCAACGTTGGCACTGCGCTGGCGGCGTCGCCTGTGACAGCAGCCAAGCCTGCTGCAAGCGCCGAAGAGAAGACCCCTGCGAAAAAACCGCTACCGGCGAAGAAGGCACCGGAGGCGAAGAAAAAAGCCGCCAAGGTTAAAAAACGCGCACCGATCGCTAGCAAGTCCAAGTCCGCCCACGAAGTGGCCCAGACCAAATTGCCACCGGCACAGTTGGACCTGTCTCTGCCTTCGGACATGGTCAAATTGCTGCAACCCATTGGCACTATGCCAAAACCCAAGAGTGTGCCGTTATTGCCGCCGCTGTTTGGTGAGAAGCCTTCCGACAACAGCGCGTTCCAGATCAACGGCCGTTTGCTCAGCAATGAGATGAAGCTGCAGTTGCGTAACGATGAGCGGCGCGAGGTGGAAGGCGCCGCGCTGGATTTCGAATTCAAGCAATAA
- a CDS encoding OmpA family protein, whose amino-acid sequence MSPMMRGVSAVLLLSATALGGCASQPNSEQALQQAGNDFQLVKEDANVLRFAPKDVIRAGESLARADRLSSYWGSGADVAHYAYLSQRYSAIAREHTEQGLNAERLAKLELERQRLQLALRESKLASVQQQGKWVEQQIASLTTQTDRGLVMTLGDVLFDTGEAELQNSANRTVLKVVQFLQLNPKRKVRIEGYTDNTGGERDNLNLSHDRAQSVADLLIDLGIDEKRIEVEGYGDKYPVEANASERGRAQNRRVEIVFSDDKGQLGAAR is encoded by the coding sequence ATGAGCCCGATGATGCGTGGTGTAAGCGCGGTGTTACTGCTCAGCGCTACGGCGTTGGGCGGTTGTGCCAGCCAGCCCAACAGCGAGCAGGCATTGCAACAGGCCGGCAACGATTTCCAGTTGGTCAAGGAAGACGCCAATGTGTTGCGCTTCGCGCCCAAGGACGTGATCCGCGCGGGTGAATCCCTGGCCCGTGCCGACCGCCTGTCCAGCTACTGGGGCAGCGGCGCCGACGTTGCGCATTACGCCTACCTGAGCCAGCGTTACAGCGCCATCGCCCGTGAACACACCGAGCAAGGGCTTAACGCCGAGCGCCTGGCCAAACTCGAGCTGGAGCGCCAGCGCCTGCAACTAGCGTTGCGTGAGAGCAAGCTGGCCAGCGTGCAGCAGCAGGGCAAATGGGTGGAGCAGCAAATCGCCAGCCTGACCACCCAGACCGACCGTGGCCTGGTGATGACCTTGGGCGACGTCCTGTTCGATACCGGCGAAGCAGAGCTGCAGAACTCGGCCAACCGCACAGTGTTGAAGGTCGTACAGTTCCTGCAATTGAACCCCAAGCGCAAGGTGCGCATCGAGGGCTACACCGATAACACCGGGGGCGAACGTGACAACTTGAACCTGTCCCATGACCGTGCGCAATCAGTGGCGGATTTGCTGATAGACCTGGGCATCGATGAAAAACGCATCGAGGTCGAGGGCTATGGCGACAAATACCCCGTGGAGGCCAATGCTTCCGAACGTGGCCGCGCGCAGAACCGTCGTGTGGAAATCGTCTTCTCCGACGATAAGGGCCAACTCGGCGCCGCTCGCTAA
- a CDS encoding PLP-dependent aminotransferase family protein, with protein MTNLLLYQRIAQQLAEDIRRGVYQPGERVPSVRKMSSQLNVSHATVLQAYANLEDQGLIRARPQSGYYVHQTPALTAPTPDIARVERPGLVTRSSIIQQVLVESRREGVFPLGAAVPSVDYLPVRALHQQLAKVTRFQSPRAFSYMFSPGFEPLRRQVAIRMRDAGVVVDPSEVVITHGCVDALQMSLRVLTRPGDLIAAESPTYYGLLQLADLLGLKVIEIPSDPATGMSLEALQLAANQWSIKALVLTTRLSNPLGGTMPEERQKQLLRLASDFDIQIVEDDIYGELMFELGRTKALKAYDRLDRVIYCSSFSKTLSPGVRIGWMIAGKYQQEIQRLQMFSTHSACSVTQMGVAAYLENGGYDRHLRYIRQEYRKNLSAFQLAVQQYFPEGTQMTRPTGGFILWVSLPGRVNTQELHVRALQQGISIAPGLIFSNTEQFNHCIRLNCGTAWNREAERALMTLGMLASQLCQETAAGF; from the coding sequence ATGACCAATCTGTTGCTCTACCAACGTATTGCCCAGCAACTGGCTGAGGACATCCGCCGTGGTGTTTATCAGCCGGGGGAGCGCGTGCCTTCGGTGCGCAAGATGAGTTCCCAGCTCAATGTGAGCCATGCCACGGTGCTGCAGGCGTACGCCAACCTGGAAGACCAAGGGCTGATCCGGGCGCGGCCGCAGTCAGGCTATTACGTGCACCAGACACCCGCACTCACGGCGCCAACGCCGGACATCGCGCGGGTTGAACGCCCAGGGTTGGTCACCCGCAGCAGCATCATCCAGCAGGTGTTGGTCGAGTCGCGCCGTGAAGGCGTATTTCCCTTGGGCGCGGCAGTGCCGAGTGTGGATTACCTGCCGGTACGTGCGTTGCACCAGCAGTTGGCCAAGGTCACGCGCTTCCAGAGCCCGCGCGCATTCAGCTACATGTTCAGCCCAGGTTTCGAACCGCTGCGCCGCCAGGTGGCGATTCGCATGCGCGATGCCGGCGTGGTGGTGGACCCGTCCGAAGTGGTGATTACCCACGGCTGCGTCGATGCGTTGCAGATGTCCCTGCGCGTGCTGACGCGTCCCGGCGATCTGATCGCCGCGGAGTCACCGACCTATTACGGCTTGCTGCAACTGGCTGATTTGCTGGGCCTGAAGGTAATCGAGATCCCCAGTGACCCGGCCACCGGCATGAGCCTGGAGGCCCTGCAACTGGCCGCCAACCAGTGGTCGATCAAGGCGCTGGTGCTGACCACGCGCCTGAGCAACCCCTTGGGCGGCACCATGCCCGAAGAGCGGCAGAAACAATTGCTGCGGCTGGCCTCGGATTTCGATATCCAGATCGTCGAGGATGATATCTACGGCGAGCTGATGTTCGAACTGGGCCGCACCAAGGCCTTGAAAGCCTATGATCGTCTGGACCGGGTCATCTACTGCTCGAGCTTTTCCAAGACCCTGTCCCCCGGCGTGCGCATCGGCTGGATGATCGCCGGTAAATACCAGCAGGAAATCCAGCGCCTGCAGATGTTCAGCACCCACTCGGCGTGCAGCGTCACCCAGATGGGCGTTGCGGCTTACCTGGAGAACGGCGGTTACGACCGGCACCTGCGTTACATTCGTCAGGAATACCGCAAGAACCTCAGTGCCTTCCAACTGGCGGTGCAGCAGTATTTTCCTGAAGGCACACAGATGACCCGTCCGACCGGCGGCTTTATTTTATGGGTCAGTTTGCCGGGGCGAGTCAACACCCAGGAACTGCATGTGCGTGCCCTGCAACAGGGCATCAGTATCGCGCCGGGGCTGATTTTCAGTAATACGGAACAGTTCAACCACTGTATCCGGCTCAATTGCGGCACCGCGTGGAACCGCGAGGCAGAGCGGGCGCTGATGACCCTGGGCATGCTTGCCAGCCAGTTATGTCAAGAGACGGCGGCGGGCTTTTGA
- a CDS encoding DUF4398 domain-containing protein, translating to MTLRPLFAALAVVALAGCATDPAPTEQMRLTQQALEQANAVGANTDESTELKQAEDKFAKAKANMADQSYKHARMRAEQAELDARLAEAKVLTGKSQEQLNVVNTRIARLRKQLQLGEAQ from the coding sequence GTGACTCTTCGACCTCTTTTCGCGGCCCTCGCCGTTGTCGCTCTGGCGGGATGCGCCACCGATCCTGCGCCGACCGAACAAATGCGCCTGACCCAGCAAGCCCTGGAGCAAGCCAACGCGGTCGGCGCCAATACCGATGAATCGACCGAGCTGAAACAGGCCGAAGACAAATTCGCCAAAGCCAAGGCCAACATGGCCGACCAGTCCTACAAGCATGCGCGTATGCGGGCCGAACAGGCCGAGTTGGATGCGCGTCTGGCCGAGGCCAAAGTGCTGACCGGCAAGAGCCAGGAACAACTGAACGTGGTCAACACTCGCATCGCCCGCCTGCGCAAGCAGCTGCAGTTGGGAGAAGCCCAATGA
- a CDS encoding circularly permuted type 2 ATP-grasp protein yields MIRTYYNEMYDGAGQVRPHYREFARWLADTPAELLAQRRREADLLFHRAGITFTLYGDEQGTERLIPFDTIPRSIPASEWRMVERGCIQRVKALNMFLADLYHEQRIIKAAIVPAEQVLANEQYQLAMQGLNLHRDLYSHISGVDLVRDGDGTYYVLEDNLRTPSGVSYMLEDRKMMMRLFPELFAAQRIAPIDHYPNLLLDTLKSASPLDNPSVVVLTPGRFNSAFFEHAFLAREMGVELVEGADLFVRDDRVFMRTTDGPKTVDVIYRRLDDAFLDPLAFNPASMLGVPGLLAAYRSGNVVLANAIGTGVADDKSVYPFVTEMIRFYLDEEPILQNVPTFQCRKPDELSHVLANLPELVVKETQGSGGYGMLVGPASTAAEIEAFRARIKAKPHAYIAQPTLCLSTCPTFVENGIAPRHIDLRPFVLSGRETRVVPGGLTRVALREGSLVVNSSQGGGTKDTWVVED; encoded by the coding sequence ATGATCCGCACTTATTACAATGAAATGTACGATGGGGCAGGGCAGGTCCGTCCCCACTACCGCGAGTTCGCCCGCTGGCTGGCCGACACCCCTGCTGAATTGCTGGCCCAGCGTCGGCGCGAGGCCGATTTGCTGTTCCACCGTGCCGGGATCACCTTCACGCTGTATGGGGACGAGCAAGGGACTGAACGCTTGATTCCCTTTGACACCATCCCGCGCAGCATACCGGCGAGCGAATGGCGCATGGTCGAGCGCGGCTGCATCCAGCGGGTCAAGGCGCTGAACATGTTCCTCGCCGATCTGTACCACGAGCAGCGCATCATCAAGGCCGCGATCGTTCCCGCCGAACAGGTGCTGGCCAACGAGCAATACCAGTTGGCAATGCAAGGCTTGAACCTGCACCGTGATCTGTATTCGCACATCTCCGGGGTCGATCTCGTACGCGATGGCGACGGCACTTACTACGTGCTGGAGGACAACCTGCGTACGCCGAGCGGCGTCAGCTACATGCTCGAAGACCGTAAGATGATGATGCGCCTGTTCCCCGAGCTGTTTGCGGCCCAGCGTATTGCGCCAATTGACCATTACCCGAACCTGTTGCTTGACACCCTGAAAAGCGCCAGCCCCCTGGATAACCCCAGTGTGGTGGTGCTCACCCCGGGGCGCTTCAACAGTGCCTTCTTTGAGCATGCTTTCCTGGCTCGGGAAATGGGGGTGGAGCTGGTGGAAGGCGCCGATTTGTTCGTGCGTGATGACCGCGTATTCATGCGCACCACTGACGGCCCCAAAACAGTGGACGTGATTTACCGCCGTCTCGACGACGCGTTTCTCGACCCCCTGGCGTTTAACCCGGCTTCGATGCTCGGCGTGCCGGGCCTGCTTGCGGCCTACCGCTCGGGCAACGTCGTGCTGGCCAACGCGATCGGCACGGGGGTGGCGGATGACAAGTCGGTGTACCCATTCGTTACCGAGATGATCCGTTTTTACCTGGATGAGGAACCGATCCTGCAGAACGTTCCGACCTTTCAATGCCGTAAGCCCGACGAGCTGTCTCACGTACTGGCCAATCTGCCCGAGCTGGTAGTCAAGGAAACCCAGGGCTCCGGCGGCTACGGCATGCTAGTGGGCCCGGCGTCCACGGCGGCGGAAATCGAAGCCTTCCGCGCGCGCATCAAGGCCAAGCCCCACGCCTACATCGCCCAGCCAACCCTGTGTTTGTCCACCTGCCCTACGTTCGTCGAAAACGGCATTGCCCCACGGCATATCGACCTGCGCCCATTCGTGCTGTCCGGCAGGGAAACCCGGGTGGTGCCAGGAGGCCTGACCCGTGTGGCGTTGCGCGAAGGCTCTTTGGTGGTGAACTCGTCCCAGGGCGGCGGCACCAAAGACACCTGGGTGGTCGAGGACTGA
- a CDS encoding electron transfer flavoprotein subunit alpha/FixB family protein, whose protein sequence is MTILVIAEHDNKVLAPATLNTVAAAAKIGGDIHVLVAGQGAGAVAEAAAKIAGVSKVLNADNAAYAHQLPENVAPLVAELGKGYSHILAAATSNGKNILPRVAAQLDVDQISEIISVESADTFKRPIYAGNAIATVQSNAAVKVITVRATGFDPVAAEGGSAVVEAVAAAHDAGTSSFVGEELAKSDRPELTAAKIVVSGGRGMQNGDNFKHLYALADKLGAAVGASRAAVDAGFVPNDMQVGQTGKIVAPQLYIAVGISGAIQHLAGMKDSKVIVAINKDEEAPIFQVADYGLVADLFEAVPELEKLV, encoded by the coding sequence ATGACTATCTTGGTAATCGCAGAACACGACAACAAAGTGCTGGCCCCGGCCACGCTGAACACTGTGGCTGCTGCCGCTAAAATCGGTGGCGACATCCACGTACTGGTTGCCGGACAGGGCGCTGGCGCCGTGGCTGAAGCCGCCGCGAAGATCGCCGGTGTGAGCAAAGTCCTGAACGCTGACAATGCTGCCTACGCGCATCAGTTGCCGGAAAACGTTGCGCCGCTGGTTGCCGAGCTCGGCAAGGGCTACAGCCACATCCTGGCGGCGGCTACCTCCAACGGCAAAAACATCCTGCCACGCGTTGCCGCGCAGTTGGACGTCGACCAGATCTCCGAGATCATCTCGGTTGAAAGCGCCGATACCTTCAAGCGCCCGATCTATGCCGGTAACGCCATTGCTACCGTACAGTCCAACGCTGCGGTCAAGGTCATCACCGTGCGTGCCACCGGTTTCGACCCGGTCGCCGCTGAAGGTGGTTCGGCTGTTGTAGAAGCGGTTGCTGCCGCCCACGACGCCGGTACTTCCAGCTTTGTCGGCGAAGAGCTGGCCAAGTCGGATCGCCCTGAGCTGACCGCTGCCAAGATCGTCGTTTCCGGCGGGCGCGGCATGCAGAACGGTGACAACTTCAAGCACCTGTACGCCCTGGCCGACAAGCTGGGCGCTGCGGTCGGCGCCTCGCGCGCTGCCGTCGACGCAGGTTTCGTACCCAACGACATGCAGGTCGGCCAGACTGGCAAGATCGTTGCGCCACAGCTGTACATCGCGGTCGGTATCTCCGGCGCGATCCAGCACTTGGCCGGTATGAAAGACTCCAAGGTGATCGTTGCGATCAACAAGGACGAAGAAGCACCGATCTTCCAGGTGGCTGATTACGGCCTGGTCGCGGACTTGTTCGAAGCTGTCCCTGAGTTGGAGAAGCTGGTCTAA